A portion of the Streptomyces sp. YPW6 genome contains these proteins:
- a CDS encoding GNAT family N-acetyltransferase: MTWTFTDDVDVFLAAAGPSLGARPVEHTVVLSVTERLRRSGAHTYGDGDPVLGWWRGADGTVAGTLVRTPPHAALLTAVAPEAVGPLVEALGAGPDLDEVNADRDIAALLAARLPGCRTVQEQRLYRLGTLRPPSPAPEGRARAATRADRGLLVAWVRGFADATGQSRSSAEWLVDEGTERGSLTLWENGGTPVALAGRTRLPAGTVRVTLVYTPPDFRDRGYGAAVTAASSRAALAEGAAEVLLFTDLANPTSNGVYLRIGYEPVADRVRLRRDT; encoded by the coding sequence ATGACCTGGACCTTCACCGATGACGTCGACGTGTTCCTCGCCGCGGCCGGCCCGTCGCTCGGCGCGCGGCCCGTGGAGCACACGGTGGTGCTGAGCGTCACCGAGCGGCTGAGGCGTTCGGGCGCGCACACGTACGGCGACGGCGATCCGGTCCTCGGCTGGTGGCGCGGCGCGGACGGGACGGTGGCCGGGACCCTGGTCCGCACTCCGCCGCATGCCGCGCTGCTGACCGCCGTGGCCCCGGAGGCGGTGGGGCCGCTGGTGGAGGCGCTGGGCGCGGGTCCCGACCTGGACGAGGTCAACGCGGACCGGGACATCGCGGCGCTGCTGGCCGCCCGGCTGCCGGGCTGCCGGACCGTGCAGGAGCAGCGGCTGTACCGGCTGGGCACGCTGCGGCCGCCCTCCCCCGCGCCGGAGGGCCGGGCCAGGGCGGCGACGCGGGCCGACCGGGGGCTGCTGGTGGCCTGGGTGCGGGGGTTCGCGGACGCGACCGGGCAGTCCAGGTCCTCGGCCGAGTGGCTGGTGGACGAGGGCACGGAACGCGGGTCGCTCACCCTCTGGGAGAACGGCGGCACCCCGGTGGCCCTGGCGGGGCGCACCCGGCTGCCGGCGGGCACGGTGCGGGTGACGCTGGTGTACACCCCGCCGGATTTCCGTGACCGGGGGTACGGGGCCGCCGTGACGGCCGCGTCCTCGCGGGCCGCCCTGGCGGAGGGCGCGGCGGAGGTCCTGCTCTTCACTGACCTGGCCAACCCGACGAGCAACGGCGTGTATCTGCGCATCGGCTATGAGCCGGTGGCGGACCGGGTGCGGTTGAGGAGGGACACGTGA